One Cucurbita pepo subsp. pepo cultivar mu-cu-16 chromosome LG09, ASM280686v2, whole genome shotgun sequence DNA window includes the following coding sequences:
- the LOC111801875 gene encoding transcription factor BIM1-like isoform X1, with amino-acid sequence MELPQPPRLRTEGRKPTHDFVSLYGHSTVHQQDHPSQSLQGGYLKTHDFLRPLERVGKSCAKEEKTISVSTAERAEPPLATAAHNSPVECVLPGGIGTYNISHISYFNQRGVPKPEGSVFSAAQASSTDKSDDNSRCSSLSGSGFTLWEESAVKKGKTRKENLGEKAGLRAEPPAKVEQWTVSTERPTQSSSSNHRNSFNSLASSQPPSGQQNRSFGEMLKSVVKVSSEEEELDDGKAFVIKKESSPSTAYKGELRMNIGGKCSDQKANTPRSKHSVTEQRRRSKINDRFQKLREIIPRSDQKRDKASFLLGVIEYIQFLQEKVRKYESSPPQGWYREPAKLIPVRNNCNPAQCYIDQSQVAKRGPVFLFSGSNEKSMSHSPAFPRCSHNPVESEVSTSTAFREADHHPGTANKTTSYQMLQPRNYTPVISEGERTELQSQMAYNADNKPCEMRSFNTDIAAGGNNLKEPEQSIEGGRISISSAYSQGLLKILTQALQRSGVDMSQASIAVQIELGKRTNYRETVTRPAIVDDSSRPSERGILGTRGAAAEDLEQAISKKQKT; translated from the exons aTGGAGCTTCCTCAACCTCCCCGTCTCCGGACCGAAG GACGGAAACCAACGCACGACTTTGTGTCTCTCTATGGTCATTCAACCGTCCACCAACAAGATCATCCATCGCAGTCCCTTCAAG GAGGATATCTTAAGACGCATGATTTTCTCCGGCCGTTGGAACGGGTTGGAAAGTCATGTGCCAAGGAAGAGAAGACAATTAGTGTGTCCACTGCGGAACGAGCTGAGCCACCGCTGGCAACTGCAGCACATAATTCTCCTGTCGAGTGTGTTTTACCAGGTGGAATTGGGACTTACAATATAAGCCACATTTCTTATTTCAACCAGAGGGGGGTTCCAAAGCCAGAAGGATCGGTATTTTCAGCCGCCCAGGCGAGTAGTACTGACAAAAGTGACGACAACTCCCGTTGTAGCTCTTTGTCTGGAAGTGGTTTCACGTTGTGGGAGGAATCTGCAGTTAAAAAGGGAAAGACAAGGAAGGAGAATTTAGGTGAAAAGGCCGGTTTAAGGG CAGAACCACCGGCGAAGGTTGAGCAATGGACCGTTTCAACGGAGCGGCCAACACAATCATCATCAAGCAACCATCGCAACAGTTTCAACTCTCTCGCTTCGTCCCA GCCGCCTTCAGGCCAGCAGAACCGGAGTTTTGGTGAGATGTTGAAGTCCGTAGTCAAGGTTTCCTCTGAGGAAGAGGAACTAGATGACGGCAAAGCATTTGTTATTAAGAAGGAATCATCGCCATCCACTGCCTATAAAG GTGAATTGAGGATGAATATTGGTGGAAAATGCTCTGATCAGAAGGCTAACACGCCGAGATCCAAACATTCTGTAACAGAACAGCGCCGAAGGAGCAAAATTAATGACAG GTTTCAGAAGTTGAGAGAGATTATTCCTCGTAGTGATCAGAAGAGAGACAAGGCATCATTTTTGTTAGGG GTTATCGAGTACATTCAGTTTTTACAAGAAAAGGTTCGCAAGTATGAAAGCTCACCACCGCAAGGATGGTACCGTGAACCAGCGAAATTAATCCCCGTT AGAAACAATTGCAATCCAGCACAATGTTACATTGATCAATCTCAAGTAGCAAAGAGAGGCCCTGTGTTTCTATTTTCTGGGTCCAACGAGAAAAGTATGTCTCACTCCCCTGCATTTCCTCGGTGCTCGCACAACCCAGTAGAATCTGAAGTTAGTACATCCACCGCCTTCAGAGAAGCAGATCATCATCCTGGAACAGCCAACAAAACTACATCTTATCAAATGTTGCAGCCTCGCAATTACACACCTGTCATAAGTGAAGGTGAAAGAACTGAACTCCAATCTCAAATGGCATATAATGCAGACAACAAACCATGTGAGATGAGATCGTTTAATACTGATATTGCTGCCGGTGGTAATAATCTGAAAGAACCAGAGCAGAGCATTGAAGGTGGTAGAATTAGCATCTCGAGTGCATATTCTCAAGG GTTACTAAAAATTCTCACACAAGCGCTACAGCGTTCTGGAGTGGATATGTCACAGGCCAGCATCGCTGTACAAATAGAGCTTGGAAAGAGGACAAATTATAGAGAAACTGTCACCAGGCCTGCTATTGTG GATGATTCGTCTCGCCCAAGTGAGAGAGGGATCCTTGGTACCAGAGGTGCAGCGGCAGAGGACTTGGAGCAGGCCATCAGCAAGAAGCAAAAGACATAA
- the LOC111801875 gene encoding transcription factor BIM1-like isoform X2 — protein sequence MELPQPPRLRTEGRKPTHDFVSLYGHSTVHQQDHPSQSLQGGYLKTHDFLRPLERVGKSCAKEEKTISVSTAERAEPPLATAAHNSPVECVLPGGIGTYNISHISYFNQRGVPKPEGSVFSAAQASSTDKSDDNSRCSSLSGSGFTLWEESAVKKGKTRKENLGEKAGLREPPAKVEQWTVSTERPTQSSSSNHRNSFNSLASSQPPSGQQNRSFGEMLKSVVKVSSEEEELDDGKAFVIKKESSPSTAYKGELRMNIGGKCSDQKANTPRSKHSVTEQRRRSKINDRFQKLREIIPRSDQKRDKASFLLGVIEYIQFLQEKVRKYESSPPQGWYREPAKLIPVRNNCNPAQCYIDQSQVAKRGPVFLFSGSNEKSMSHSPAFPRCSHNPVESEVSTSTAFREADHHPGTANKTTSYQMLQPRNYTPVISEGERTELQSQMAYNADNKPCEMRSFNTDIAAGGNNLKEPEQSIEGGRISISSAYSQGLLKILTQALQRSGVDMSQASIAVQIELGKRTNYRETVTRPAIVDDSSRPSERGILGTRGAAAEDLEQAISKKQKT from the exons aTGGAGCTTCCTCAACCTCCCCGTCTCCGGACCGAAG GACGGAAACCAACGCACGACTTTGTGTCTCTCTATGGTCATTCAACCGTCCACCAACAAGATCATCCATCGCAGTCCCTTCAAG GAGGATATCTTAAGACGCATGATTTTCTCCGGCCGTTGGAACGGGTTGGAAAGTCATGTGCCAAGGAAGAGAAGACAATTAGTGTGTCCACTGCGGAACGAGCTGAGCCACCGCTGGCAACTGCAGCACATAATTCTCCTGTCGAGTGTGTTTTACCAGGTGGAATTGGGACTTACAATATAAGCCACATTTCTTATTTCAACCAGAGGGGGGTTCCAAAGCCAGAAGGATCGGTATTTTCAGCCGCCCAGGCGAGTAGTACTGACAAAAGTGACGACAACTCCCGTTGTAGCTCTTTGTCTGGAAGTGGTTTCACGTTGTGGGAGGAATCTGCAGTTAAAAAGGGAAAGACAAGGAAGGAGAATTTAGGTGAAAAGGCCGGTTTAAGGG AACCACCGGCGAAGGTTGAGCAATGGACCGTTTCAACGGAGCGGCCAACACAATCATCATCAAGCAACCATCGCAACAGTTTCAACTCTCTCGCTTCGTCCCA GCCGCCTTCAGGCCAGCAGAACCGGAGTTTTGGTGAGATGTTGAAGTCCGTAGTCAAGGTTTCCTCTGAGGAAGAGGAACTAGATGACGGCAAAGCATTTGTTATTAAGAAGGAATCATCGCCATCCACTGCCTATAAAG GTGAATTGAGGATGAATATTGGTGGAAAATGCTCTGATCAGAAGGCTAACACGCCGAGATCCAAACATTCTGTAACAGAACAGCGCCGAAGGAGCAAAATTAATGACAG GTTTCAGAAGTTGAGAGAGATTATTCCTCGTAGTGATCAGAAGAGAGACAAGGCATCATTTTTGTTAGGG GTTATCGAGTACATTCAGTTTTTACAAGAAAAGGTTCGCAAGTATGAAAGCTCACCACCGCAAGGATGGTACCGTGAACCAGCGAAATTAATCCCCGTT AGAAACAATTGCAATCCAGCACAATGTTACATTGATCAATCTCAAGTAGCAAAGAGAGGCCCTGTGTTTCTATTTTCTGGGTCCAACGAGAAAAGTATGTCTCACTCCCCTGCATTTCCTCGGTGCTCGCACAACCCAGTAGAATCTGAAGTTAGTACATCCACCGCCTTCAGAGAAGCAGATCATCATCCTGGAACAGCCAACAAAACTACATCTTATCAAATGTTGCAGCCTCGCAATTACACACCTGTCATAAGTGAAGGTGAAAGAACTGAACTCCAATCTCAAATGGCATATAATGCAGACAACAAACCATGTGAGATGAGATCGTTTAATACTGATATTGCTGCCGGTGGTAATAATCTGAAAGAACCAGAGCAGAGCATTGAAGGTGGTAGAATTAGCATCTCGAGTGCATATTCTCAAGG GTTACTAAAAATTCTCACACAAGCGCTACAGCGTTCTGGAGTGGATATGTCACAGGCCAGCATCGCTGTACAAATAGAGCTTGGAAAGAGGACAAATTATAGAGAAACTGTCACCAGGCCTGCTATTGTG GATGATTCGTCTCGCCCAAGTGAGAGAGGGATCCTTGGTACCAGAGGTGCAGCGGCAGAGGACTTGGAGCAGGCCATCAGCAAGAAGCAAAAGACATAA
- the LOC111801376 gene encoding H/ACA ribonucleoprotein complex subunit 2-like protein, producing the protein MGSDSEAEKSHLKDKEKEKKKLLALAPIAKPLAGKKLCKRTLKLVRKAAEYKCLKRGVKEVVKSIRRGQKGFCVIAGNISPIDVITHVPILCEEADIRYVYVPSKEDLANAGSTKRPTCCVLIQTKPNKGELGSTEQEKLKAEFDQVVAEVSELTSSVF; encoded by the exons ATGGGGAGTGACAGCGAAGCAGAGAAGTCGCATCTGAAggacaaagaaaaggagaagaagaagctgtTGGCTCTTGCACCAATTGCTAAACCCCTTGCCGGCAAGAAGCTCTGCAAGCGCACCCTAAAGCTTGTTCGTAAAG CTGCTGAATACAAGTGCTTGAAGCGGGGGGTGAAGGAGGTGGTCAAAAGCATAAGGCGCGGACAAAAAGG GTTTTGTGTAATAGCTGGAAACATATCCCCCATTGATGTGATCACTCATGTTCCAATCTTATGTGAAGAGGCAGACATTCGCTACGTATATGTTCCTTCCAAGGAA GATCTTGCCAATGCCGGGTCGACCAAGAGGCCAACATGCTGTGTTCTGATACAAACTAAGCCAAACAAAGGGGAGCTTGGATCAACTGAACAAGAGAAACTCAAGGCTGAGTTTGACCAAGTTGTAGCAGAAGTGTCGGAACTTACAAGTAGTGTTTTCTGA
- the LOC111802704 gene encoding serine/threonine-protein kinase 16-like, whose amino-acid sequence MGCSFSGLNALYDAVNGGGDIWINENRFRIVRQLGEGGFAFVFLVKEVISDSSSASGGGLAKKLKDPSRLSGDGTYALKKVLIQSSEQLELVREEIRVSSLFSHPNLLPLLDHAIIAVKSSTEGSVKHEAYLLFPVHLDGTLLDNAQTMKAKKEFFSTVDVLEIFRQLCAGLKHMHSSEPPYAHNDVKPGNVLLTHRKGKSPHAILMDFGSARPARREIHSRSEALQLQEWASEHCSAPSRAPELWDCPSHADIDERTDIWSLGCTLYAIMYGVSPFEYALGESGGSLQLAIVNAQIKWPAGPNPPYPDALHQFIKWMLQPQAAVRPRIDDIVLHVDKLIAKFSN is encoded by the exons ATGGGCTGCTCCTTTTCTGGCTTGAATGCTCTGTACGATGCTGTCAATGGCGGCGGAGACATTTGGATCAACGAGAATCGGTTTAGGATCGTGAGGCAGCTCGGAGAAGGTGGGTTTGCCTTTGTGTTTTTGGTCAAAGAGGTTATTTCCGACTCGTCTTCAGCCTCTGGCGGAGGTCTCGCCAAGAAATTGAAGGACCCATCTCGTCTTTCTG GTGATGGCACCTATGCTTTAAAAAAGGTACTGATTCAGAGCAGTGAACAATTGGAGCTGGTGAGGGAGGAGATACGTGTTTCGTCGCTTTTTAGTCATCCCAATCTACTTCCACTTCTTGACCATGCTATAATTGCAGTTAAG TCATCTACTGAAGGATCTGTAAAACATGAAGCCTACTTATTATTTCCAGTTCACTTGGATGGAACATTACTGGACAATGCCCAGACCATGAAGGCTAAGAAGGAATTCTTTTCTACTGTGGATGTCCTGGAAATATTTCGCCAG CTCTGTGCAGGGCTTAAGCATATGCACAGTAGTGAGCCTCCTTATGCACACAATGATGTGAAGCCTGGCAATGTTCTTTTAACTCATAGAAAAGGAAAGTCACCTCATGCAATATTGATGGATTTTGGCAGTGCTCGACCTGCTAGAAGGGAAATTCATTCTCGTTCGGAGGCACTCCAATTGCAG GAATGGGCATCTGAGCATTGTTCAGCACCTTCCCGAGCACCAGAGCTATGGGATTGTCCAAGCCATGCAGACATTGATGAGAGGACTGATATCTGGTCACTGGGATGTACTTTGTATGCAATAAT GTATGGGGTATCTCCATTTGAGTATGCACTTGGAGAATCTGGTGGAAGCCTTCAATTGGCAATTGTAAATGCACAAATCAAATGGCCAGCAGGACCTAATCCTCCATATCCTGATGCTCTCCATCAGTTTATAAAATGGATGCTTCAGCCGCAGGCTGCAGTTCGACCTCGGATCGATGATATCGTCCTCCATGTTGACAAGTTGATCGCGAAGTTTTCTAATTAG